The region ACCACTAATGGTATCTTTCAATGACACGTACTTGCCCGGTGCACCGGTAAATACTTCTGCCACGAAGAAAGGCTGAGACAGGAAACGCTCGATTTTACGGGCGCGAGATACGGTTTGCTTGTCGTCTTCTGACAGCTCATCCATACCTAAGATGGCGATGATGTCTTTCAGCTCTTTATAACGCTGTAACACAGTCTGAACGCCACGGGCTACCGCGTAATGCTCTTCACCCACAACCTGTGGATCCAGCTGACGGCTGGTTGAGTCCAACGGATCAACGGCTGGGTAGATACCCAAAGCAGCAATCTGACGGCTCAATACTACGGTCGCATCTAAGTGAGCAAACGTAGTAGCAGGTGACGGATCCGTCAAGTCATCCGCAGGTACGTATACCGCCTGCACAGACGTGATAGAACCTGTCTTGGTTGAAGTGATACGCTCTTGCAGGATACCCATCTCTTCAGCCAGTGTTGGCTGATAACCTACTGCGGAAGGCATACGGCCCAGCAGTGCAGATACTTCAGTACCGGCCAAGGTGTAACGATAGATATTATCTACGAAGAACAGTACGTCACGGCCTTCATCACGGAATTTTTCCGCCATGGTCAGACCGGTCAGTGCTACGCGCAAACGGTTTCCTGGTGGCTCGTTCATCTGACCGTATACCAGCGATACCTTATCGATAACGTTAGAATCAGTCATCTCGTGATAGAAGTCGTTACCTTCACGAGTACGCTCACCCACACCGGCGAATACAGAGTAACCACTGTGCTCGATGGCGATGTTACGGATAAGTTCCATCATGTTTACGGTTTTGCCTACACCGGCACCACCGAACAGACCTACTTTACCGCCTTTGGCGAACGGACAAACCAAGTCGATAACCTTGATGCCGGTCTCTAACAACTCAGAGCTGTTTGACTGCTCTTCGTAGGTAGGAGCTGAACGGTGGATAGACCAACGCTCTTCTTCACCGATAGGACCTTTCTCGTCGATTGGGTTACCCAGCACGTCCATGATACGACCCAACGTCGAAACACCTACTGGTACTTTGATTGGGTTGTTGGTGCGCTCAATTTCTAGCCCACGGCGCAAGCCGTCGGAAGAACCCATAACGATACAGCGTACAACGCCGCCGCCAATTTGCTGTTGCACTTCCAGGACGATGCCCTGGCTTTGGCCTTCAGTCGTGATCTTCAGCGCTTCATAAACGCGAGGAACTCCATCTTGCGGGAATTCCACGTCTACTACGGCGCCGATGATTTGGACTATGATACCCTTACTCATGTCGAATCCTCTAAACCTTTGAATACCCTTGCCTTTATACGGCACCGGCCCCAGCAACAATCTCACTTAGCTCTTGGGTAATCGCAGCCTGACGGGCTTTGTTATACACCAATTGCAGCTCGTCTATCATGTCACCGGCGTTGTCGGTAGCGGCTTTCATTGCCACCATACGTGCAGCCTGCTCACTGGCGAGGTTTTCTACCACGCCCTGATACACTTGTGCTTCCACAAAACGTACCAACAGCTTGTCTAATAAAGACTTAGGATCGGGTTCGTAAATATAATCCCAGCTGTGGGTGGCCACCGTTTCTTCCGCGGCGGGTAAGGGCAACAGTTGATCGATCGTGGGTGTCTGGATCATGGTGTTTTCAAACTTGTTGTACACCAAATACAGTCTGTCTATTTCACCCGTGTTGTACGCTTCAAGCATCACGGTGACGGAGCCAATCAACTCAGACAGCGATGGGTTATCACCCAAACCGCTCTTTGAGGCAATGACTTTACCGCCATAGCGTTTAAAAAAGCCGACCGCCTTGCTACCGATTAGGCCCAGATCAATTTCTGCACCTTGATCGGACCAAGCCTTCATGTTCATGAGAGCTTGTTTGAACAGGTTAGTGTTCAGGCCACCACACAGGCCCCGATCGGTTGAGATAATAATAAAACCAACGCGCTTAACGTCACGGTCGTCCATGTAAGGATGCTTGTATTCCAAGTTACCTTGCGCGACGTTACCGATCACATTGCGTATGGTTTCAGCGTATGGGCGGCTGTGGACCATTCGTTCCTGCGCTCTGCGCATTTTCGAGGCGGCCACCATCTCCATAGCGCTGGTGATCTTCTGAGTGTTTTTAACACTCCCGATCTTGCTACGTATTTCTTTTGCGCCGGCCATGTCGCTTCTCCAATTCAAGTGGCAGCAAACGCTGCCACATGGTTACCAGGACTGGGTAGCCTTGAAGCTATCCAGCAACGCAGTCAGCTGAGCCACAACGTCTTTGTTGTAGTCGGCTTTCTGGTTGATGTCTGCCATGGTGGCAGCATGTTCTGAATCGGCGTAAGCGAGCAGGGCAGCTTCGAACGTAGTGATGAGGTTTAGCTCAACATTGTCCAGATAGCCGTGTTCAGCAGCAAACAGTACTAAGCCTTGTTCAGCAACTGACATAGGACGGTATTGCTTCTGCTTCATCAACTCAGTTACTTTCTGACCGTGGCTCAGCTGCTTGCGCGTGGCTTCATCGAGGTCGGAAGAGAACTGAGCAAAGGCTGCCAGTTCACGATACTGAGCCAACGCAGTACGAATACCACCTGACAGTTTCTTGATCAGCTTAGTTTGTGCAGCACCACCAACACGAGATACAGAGATACCTGGATCAACAGCAGGGCGAATGCCTGAGTTAAACAGCTCTGTGGTCAAGAAAATCTGACCATCGGTGATGGAAATTACGTTAGTCGGTACAAACGCAGATACGTCACCGGCTTGAGTTTCGATGATAGGCAACGCGGTCAAAGAACCGGTTTTGCCTTTCACTTCACCCTTGGTGAAACGTTCTACATACTCAACCGATACGCGAGAGGCACGCTCTAGCAGACGGGAGTGCAAGTAGAAAACGTCACCTGGGTAAGCTTCACGACCTGGCGGACGACGCAGCAACAGTGAGATCTGACGGTAAGCAACGGCCTGTTTAGACAGGTCATCGTATACGATCAGTGCATCTTCACCGCGGTCACGGAAGAATTCACCCATGGCGCAACCGGAGTAAGGCGCCAAGTACTGCAGTGCTGCAGACTCAGAAGCAGAAGCCACTACTACGATAGTATTGGCCAGTGCGCCATGCTCTTCCAGCTTACGTACTACGTTAGAGATGGTGGACGCTTTTTGGCCGATGGCCACGTACACACACTTAACGCCAGAGTCTTTCTGGTTGATGATGGCATCAACTGCTAAGGCAGTTTTACCAACCTGACGGTCACCGATGATCAGCTCACGCTGACCACGACCTACAGGGATCATGGCATCAACGGCTTTATAGCCAGTTTGCAGTGGCTCATCTACCGATTGACGGTCGATTACGCCCGGTGCGATCATTTCTACTGGAGAGAAGGTATCGGCAACAATGGCGCCTTTACCGTCGATGGGCTCACCCAAGGTGTTAACCACACGACCCAGCAGGTTACGACCTACTGGAACTTCCAAGATACGACCTGTAGAACGGACCTTCATGCCTTCGGCCAGATCCGTATACGGACCCATTACCACGGCACCTACGGAGTCACGCTCTAAGTTCAATGCCAAAGCGTACAAGCCGCCTGGCAGTTCGATCATTTCGCCTTGCATGATATCAGCAAGGCCGTGAACACGGATAATACCGTCACTTACAGAGACGATAGTACCTTCGTTTCGTGCTTCACTGACAACGTTGAATTGCTCGATACGCTGTTTAATCAGCTCGGCAATTTCAGTTGAATTCAGTTGCATGCTCTATTCCCCAATCAAGATTGCAGCGTTTCAGCCAAGCGGGACAGCCTGCCCCGAACACTTCCGTCGATTACTAAGTCACCGGCAGTAATAATAATGCCGGCCATCAGTGCTTTATCGACACTGCAATTCAGCTTCACTTTGCGATCTAAGCGCTTTTCAAGTGAGGCTTGAATCTTGGCCATTTGTTGCTTAGTCAGTTTGGCGGCAGAAACCACATTGGCCTCTACTTCCCGGTCTTGTTCTGCCTTCAGTGCGGCAAACTCTAAGACCACTGCTGGCAACACACTCAAGCGTCCGTTTATGGCCATTACCCTTATCAGGTTCTGGCCTTGCTCATCGAGCTGATCGCCACAGACAGCCAAAAACAAGTCGGCCATCTTTTCCGCGTTCAGATTGCTGTTGATAAGGTCTTCAACTTGCGGGTCGGTTGCCACTTGTGCGGCAAAACCCAGCATTGTTAACCAGTTATCAACCGCTTTTTTCTCAACGGCAAAATCGAAAGCTGCTTTGGCATAGGGGCGAGCAATGGTTTTCATTTCCATAGCTCTATGTCCCTTACAGTTCAGCTACTACTTTCTCAACAATGTCGCTATTAGCAGCGGCATCAATTTGACGCTCGAGGATTTTTTCTGCACCCGCCAAGGCAAGAGCAGCAACCTGCTTGCGCAGTTCCTCTTTGACACGGTTGCGTTCGGCTTCAACTTCAGCCTGAGCCTGTGTCAGAATTTTTTCACGTTCAGCTTGCGCTTCACGTGTAGCATCCTCGACGATCTGGGCCTTGCGCTTATTCGCCAACTCAACAATGTGAGCAGACTGTAGCTTGGCTTCTTTTAACTGTTCGGCTGCATTATTTTTCGCCAGGGCCAAATCTTTCTTGGCATTCTCCGCTGAAGATAATCCTTCGGCGATTTCTTTCTGACGAGCTTCAATGGCGCCCATAATCGGGGGCCATACAAACTTCATGCAAAACCAAACGAAGACAATAAAGGCGACCGTTTGACCGAGGATTGTTGCGTTCATATTCATCGCAACTCTCCTTTAAAATAGTTAACAGACTGATTAACAGACCGAGGCATTAAGCAGCAACGGCGAAAATCAGGTACAAAGCCATACCAACAGTGATCATTGGGATAGCGTCAACCAGGCCAACTACGATAAAGAAGTTAGTACGCAAAGCTGGCAGCATGTCAGGCTGGCGAGCAGCACTTTCCATGAACTTACCACCCAGCATAGAAATACCGATAGATGCAGCGATAGCGGCGAAGCCCAACATAACGGCGGCAGCGATGTAGATCATTTCCATTTTTATTTCTCCAAATATTAGCGGTTTAACGACTGCTTGTTAAAGTATTGTTATCTTTTATTATTAATGCTCTTCAGACGCCATTGATAAGTAAACAACGGACAAGATCATGAAGATGAAAGCCTGCAAGGTGATTATCAATATATGGAAAATCGCCCAAGGCACATTAAGGGCCCATTGAGACCACCATGGCAACAAGCCTGCGATCAAGATGAAGATCATCTCACCCGCATACATGTTACCGAACAGTCGCAAACCTAAAGAGATAGGCTTAGCGATCAGTGATACGGTCTCAAGCACCAAGTTAACAGGGATCATTGACCAATGGTTTAGTGGTTGCAGTGTCAGCTCTTTAACAAAGCCAGACACGCCTTTCTCTTTGATACTGAAGTAAATAATCAAAAAGAACACACCAAATGCCATGGACATGGTGATGTTAACATCGGCGGAAGGAACAACCCTCAGGTAAGGAACACCGAGCAATTGTGCGCCATAAGGCAGTAAGTCGACCGGTAGTAAGTCCATTGCGTTCATCAAGAAAACCCAGACAAAAATGGTTAGCGCCAACGGGGCCACTAACTTACTTTTACCATGGAAGACGTCTTTAACGGCTGTATCTACAAAGCCCACTAACAGCTCAACGGCACATTGCAACTTGCCGGGTACGCCACTGGTTGCACGAACAGCAACCTTGTGAAATAACCACAAGAACAGCATTCCCAGGACAACGGAAACAAGCAAAGAATCGATATTTAACGCCCAAAAACCCGAACCAACCTGTAAATGTGTCAGGTGGTGTGAGATATAATCTTGGGAAGTTAAGACATCTCCTGTTGCAGCCATGTGTTTTCCTAGTAACGGTTGTTGAGAGTGAACGAAACAATCCACTGCATCAGCAATGCTGTGATGTAAGCAGCAAACAGAGGTGCGTGTAGCACGTCCATAAACTTGAGCGCTATCGTAAACAGCAAGATAGTGCTACCAAACTTAATCCCAGCCCCGCTGTAAAAGTCCGCCATCACGCTGCTTGGCGTTGCCTGCTTCGCCGTAAAGGCAAACACACGCACGCTAAACAAGCATTGGGGAACCCAGTAGATTCCGCCCCCCAAAAGGGCAGAACGAGCGGCTGCCTCACCCTGTAAGTAAAAAAACAAGGTAGCGACGGCCACAATCAAGAGTAATTGACAACACAAACTCACCAGCGCCAGTTGCTTGTCGCTCAGGTACTGCTTCATTTGTTCCACAAAAACTCCTGATACAGTTAGGGGCTTATTGGCCACACATATCGAGATAGATAGGCGTTGTCAGTTAAGCCCCCAAAAAGCAGGTCAAATTATACCCGTGCTCGGCGTAAAAGCAATTGCAGTAAGCCCTTATTTTCACAGCTTAACTGCTGGCATTTAGCCACTCCTCATGGATGTTAACTGTTTGTTTACATCCAGTAACTTACAGATCAAGTTCGTCATTAATCCCGAAGAAATGACTGATTTTATCCAACTCATTCAAAGAGTTATAAGATATAACTAGCTTACCTTTGTCTTTGTTAGTCGACTTTATCTCTACCTTAGCACCGAGTTTGGATCCAATTTCTTGCTCAAGTTGGCTCATTAGCAAGGATCTGGGTTGCTCAAGGGGCGCTTTTTTCGGGTTTTGACTTTGTTTGACCAAACGCTCAGTTTCACGAACTGTGAGGCCTTTTTGCGCCACAAAGCGTGCTAATTCAGTTTGTTGCTCGCCGGTAATGGCCAATAAAGCGCGGGCATGCCCCATTTCTAATGAGCCATGTTCGACCAATTGCTTCACTTCGTCGTTTAATTGCGCCAAACGTAAAAGGTTAGAAACCGCACTGCGACTCTTGCCCACGGCTTCGGCTACCGACAGATGAGTAAAGCCAAACTCTTCAATCAAACGAGATAAAGCGCGCGATTCTTCGATCACGTTTAAGTCTTCACGCTGAATGTTTTCTATTAGGCCAATGGCCATGGCTTCTTGGTCGGCGACGTCTTTGATAAGGCAGGGCACCTGGCTTAGCCCCGCCATGCGTGCGGCTCGCCAGCGGCGCTCACCGGCTAAGATTTCATAGCCGCCCTCACTGATGGGTCGCACTATGATCGGCTGAATAATGCCTTGTTGGCGAATTGAGGTGGCCAGTTCTTCCAGTGCCACCTGAGACATATCGCGGCGCGGCTGGTATTTACCAGGTCGTAATTCATGTAACCCCAAACTTTGCAGCTCACCGTGAGCATCGGGTTGAGAATGCGTGTCGGCCTGCTGTTGACGCACATTGGCCGCCGAGCTGGTGCTAAGTAGCGCATCCAAGCCTTTGCCCAAACCCCGTCGTTTCATGTTCATGCTAGTTGTTCCGAAGTTTCATTAGAGTCTAAAGACAGTTCTTCGCGGCGCAATATTTCTCCTGCCAGCGCCAAATAGGCTTTAGCACCCAAAGAAGATTTATCGTAATGCATGGCAGGCTGACCAAAGCTCGGCGCCTCGGCCAGGCGCACGTTGCGCGGGATCACGGTGCGATACACCTTGTCACCAAAATGCGTTTTAAGCTGATCAGAAACATCACTCGAAAGCCGATTACGATGATCGTACATCGTTCGTAATATGCCCTCGATTTTTAAGTCATGGTTCACCACTGCCGCCAGTTTACTGATGGTATCCACCAAGGCGGTTAAGCCTTCCAGCGCGAAATACTCGCATTGCATGGGCACCAATACTGAATCCGCCGCAGACATGGCGTTCACGGTTAACAGGTTCAGCGAGGGGGGGCAGTCGATAAAAATATAATCGTAATAATCACGCACCGGTGCCAGTGCCGTGCGCAGTCGCGTCTCGCGGGCAAACACTTCCATCAACTTGATTTCGGCGGCGGTCACATCGCCATTGCCCGCCACCAAGTGATAGCCACCGCTGGTTTCTCTTTCAACCACTTGCTCGATGGGCACTTGATCCACTAACAACTCATAGGCGGTGTTAGGCACCTGATATTTATCTATGCCGCTGGCCATAGTGGCGTTGCCTTGCGGATCCAGATCTATCACCAGTACCTTGCGCTTGGTTGCAGCCATGGAGGCTGCCAAGTTGACACAGGTCGTAGTTTTACCCACGCCCCCTTTTTGGTTGGCAATGGCGATGACTTTCCCCACCGAACACCTCTATTGGCTAGCTAAGATTTTGTGATCTTATGCGGTTAAATTTTACAGGACGGTGATTTTACACTGCGTTAGCAACTACTTAGGCTGACTAACTTGCTTTAACACCACCAAGTGCCGATCTCCGTCTTGCTCAGGCACGATTAAGGGGTAAACCTTATCCAACTGCAGGTGAGCAGGCAATGATTGTAGCTCCTGCTCTGGATATTGTCCTTTGAGCGCCAAAAAGCGGCCTTCAGACTTAAGCAGATGAGCGCACCAGCTTACCATGTCATCCAGTGAAGCGAAGGCTCGACTTAACACGCCGTCAAATTTTTGTTCTGGCTGGTAGGCCTCTACGCGGCTTTCGACGGCAGTGACGTTGGTCAGCCCTAAATGATGGATAACCATACGAATAAAACGAATGCGCTTGCCGAGGCTGTCGAGCAACACAAATTCTTTATCCGGATTCATGATGGCCAGCGGTAAGCCGGGCAGGCCAGGACCGGTGCCCACATCGATAAAGCGCGTACCTTCCAGATAGGGGCTAACCACTAAGCTGTCGACCATATGGCGGCCAACCATGGCGAGTGGGTCACGCACCGAGGTCAAATTAAAGGCCTTATTCCACTTGTTGAGCAGCGTCACCAGCGTGACCAACTGCTCCACTTGTTGCTCGGTGACTACCAGCTCTGTTTGAGCCAGCAGGCGCGTTAGGGTGCTTGTTAATTGTTCTTTCATGTTATTTATTTACGCCAATGTCTTACGCTGATTTGCGCAGCAAGCCACGTTTTTTAAGATGAACCAGCAAAATTGAAATCGCCGCCGGTGTTATGCCAGGAGTACGCGAGGCAATGCCTAAGGTTTCAGGTTTCGCTTGATTCAGCTTAATGATCACCTCAGTCGACAGACCCGGCACTTCTTGGTAATCCAAGTCCAGTGGCAAGTGGGTGTTTTCATTGCGCAGCTGCTTTTCGATTTCGCCTTTCTGGCGCTCGATATAACCCGCATATTTAACCTGAATTTCAACTTGCTCAGCCGCTTGCTCGTGGCTGATACCCGGACCTATGCCGTCCACCGACATCAAGGTCGGGTAGTCCAACTCTGGGCGGCGTAACAGCTCTTCCAGAGTATGTTCTTTGCTTAACGGGGTTTTTAGTAATTCATTCAAGCTGGCAGCCGACGCGTGCACCGGATTAATCCAGTTCTCACGCAGGCGTTGGGTTTCTTGAGTGATCTGCTCCATTTTATCGCAGAACAGCGCCCAGCGATGATCGTTCACCAAGCCTAGTTCACGGCCAGCTTCGGTTAGGCGAAGATCGGCGTTGTCTTCACGCAGCAGCAAGCGATATTCAGCACGACTGGTAAACATGCGGTAGGGCTCTTTAGTGCCCAGTGTAGACAGGTCATCCATCATCACGCCCATATAGGCTTGATCACGACGTGCCGACCAAGGCTCTTTGCCAAAGGCGCGCAGCGTAGCGTTAAGGCCCGCCAGCAAACCTTGGGCCGCTGCTTCTTCGTAACCCGTGGTGCCGTTAATTTGTCCGGCAAAAAACAAGTTATGTAAATACTTGTTTTCCATGTTGATCTTTAAGTCTCGTGGATCGAAGTAGTCATATTCGATTGCATAACCTGGTCGCATGATGTGCGCCTGCTCAAAACCTTTGATCGAACGTACGATCTGTAACTGCACATCAAACGGCAGGCTGGTCGAGATCCCATTTGGATACAGCTCTGTGCTAGTTAGGCCTTCAGGCTCGACGAAGATCTGGTGCGAAGTTTTATCAGCAAAGCGCATGATCTTGTCTTCGATCGACGGGCAGTAGCGCGGTCCGATCCCTTCGATCACACCGGCATACATGGGGCTACGATCCAAGTTTTTGCGGATCACATCATGAGTTTTTTCATTGGTGTGGGTGATGTAACACGGGATCTGTCTGGGTTGATCGGCTCGGCTACCAATAAACGAAAATACCGGAGTCGGGTTATCACCAGGCTGAGTTTGCATCACCGAGAAATCCACGCTGTTGGCGTCAATGCGCGGTGGAGTTCCGGTTTTCAGTCGGTCAATACGCAGCGGCAATTCACGTAAGCGTTGAGCCAAGGCGGTGGAAGGGGGATCCCCTGCACGACCGCCCTTGTAATGATCCATACCGATGTGGATCAAGCCGTTTAAAAAAGTACCCACGGTCAGTACTACGGTTTTGGCTCTAAATCTTAAGCCGGTTTGGGTAACCACACCCACCACAGTTTCGCCTTCAAGGATCAAGTCATCACAGGCTTGCTGGAAGATCTTTAAATTAGGCTGATTTTCTAACCGAGTTCGCACGGCTTGCCGATACAGCTGACGATCCGCTTGTGCACGGGTCGCTCTTACCGCAGGTCCCTTGGAAGCATTGAGCGTACGAAACTGGATCCCGGCGTTATCCGCAGCCATGGCCATGATCCCGCCCAAGGCGTCGATCTCTTTGACCAAGTGGCCTTTGCCAATGCCACCAATGGCGGGATTGCAGGACATTTGTCCCAAAGTATCAATGTTATGGGTCAATAACAGGGTGTTTGCTCCCATACGAGCAGCGGCAGCGGCGGCTTCAGTGCCGGCATGGCCACCGCCAACAACGATGACATCAAACGATTCTTCATAATGCATAACAGATACTCTTGAAACAAGCAGGTGTAAGGATCCCGAAGGCCGATCATTTTAGCTGTTTTACGACTGAGATGGAAATGCGATCGAGAGGATCTTTGCTGTGCTTAATAGATCTTAGATCTCTAGAGAGATCTTCTATTATGACTACTACTAGTGATCCTCTTTTCTGTGAGTAAGGCGTTTTTGATCTTAAAGATCATAAGCTTAAGTACGATCTCTACCTGTGCACAACCTTTAGTTAGATCCCCTTAGACCCGTGGGTAACTAGCCTAGTTATGCACAGGCGCCCCCAGTGAGATATTTCATTAAGAGGATAACTATAGGTTTAACACTGGTTTTAAGCATAGTTATGCACAGGTGGCGAAAAGGGCGGGATTAATAACAACACTAAATTGAGGAGGGGATCTGTTGATAACTTGGTGGAAAGAATTTATCCACAGTGGGGATCAGATGCGTGAACCGATCCCCATAAGAGGCTTAATTAATAGATCTATTGCTTAGTTAACCAGAGATCGAGCCATTTTTTTGCGATCATCTCCGGTGGATCGGCCAAACTAACGTCTATCTTAAGTTGATCCTCTAGACGAATGGCGCCTAGTTGGCTGAGTTGATGATCCAGTGTTTGTATGGCTTGGCAGAAAGTATCGTAGGCAGAATCACCTAAACCCACGGCTAAGTAGTTAAGGCCGGTTAAGTTTGGTGCTTGGTCAAGTAATTGCTGGTAGAAAGGTTGAATATTTTCCGGAAGATCTCCGGCACCATGAGTAGAACAGATCAATAATAAGATATGCTCAGGGCTGATCAAGATGTGATCAACTTGGGGAGAAGTGTGAATAACAGTGTGATAACTATTTTGTTCTAGGATCTCAGCTAAGTCTGCCGCCAGATCTTCGGCCGCACCCAAAGTTGAGCCCACCAAGAGGGTTACCTGCTTCATATTGCTCCTGATAAAATAAAAAAGTGGTGATTTTAGCACCATCATCTTAAATAGTCGGTGTAAGATAGAGCCTGGCAAGACCACTTTAGTCTAACTAAAGTGGTCAAACCGGCGGTCAGTAAGGCGGAATACGGGGTATTAAATGATAAAAAAACACAAATATTCCACCTTTAATTCATCAATGGCATTGACCGAAAACTGCATTCATATTTCAATAGAAGCGGGTCTCAACCACCAGCAGTATCCCAGCATAAGTGGTACCAAAAATAACAAGGAAGATATCGTGACGTATATTCATAACACCATCACCAAACTCAAGCAGACCAGCCCAGCTCAAGCTGAATTTTATCAGGCGGTAGAGGAGGTGCTTGAATCGTTACAGCCCATCCTTGAAACTAACAAAAAATATCAGCTGCATGCCATTATTGAACGTATTGTTGAGCCAGAGCGCCAACTGATGTTCAGAGTTCCTTGGGTAGATGATCAGGGTAAGATTCAAGTTAACAAAGGTTATCGTATTGAATTCAACTCAGCATTAGGTCCTTACAAAGGCGGCCTTCGTTTCCATCCCAGCGTTAACGCCAGCATCATCAAATTCCTCGGTTTTGAACAAATCTTTAAAAACGCATTAACCGGTCTGCCAATTGGCGGCGGTAAAGGCGGTGCCAACTTTGATCCTAAAGGCAAATCTGACGCCGAAATCATGCGCTTTTGTCAGTCATTCATTAATGAATTGTATCGCCACATAGGCCCAACCACAGACGTACCTGCGGGTGACATTGGGGTAGGCGGACGTGAAATTGGCTATATGTTCGGTCAATATAAGCGTTTAACCGGCAATTTTGATGGCGTATTTACCGGTAAGAGCCTGCTGTGGGGCGGTTCGTTAGCGCGTAAAGAAGCCACTGGCTATGGTTGTGTTTACTTTGCTCAGTACATGCTAGAAGAGAAGGGCGATACCTTAGCGGGTAAACACTGCTTAGTTTCTGGCGCGGGTAACGTAGCTATCTATACCATCGAAAAGCTGTATCAGCTGGGTGCTATCCCAGTAAGCTGTTCAGACTCTAGCGGAACTATTTACCACGAGTCCGGTATTAACTTGGATACGCTAAAAGAGCTGAAAGAAGTACGCCACGTTCGCTTGAATGAGTACTTAACCGCGCACCCTGACGCGACCTTTATTCCGGTGGCTGATTATCCTGCCGATAGCAATGCGGTGTGGCATTTAACTGGCGCTCAA is a window of Oceanisphaera sp. IT1-181 DNA encoding:
- a CDS encoding ParA family protein, translating into MGKVIAIANQKGGVGKTTTCVNLAASMAATKRKVLVIDLDPQGNATMASGIDKYQVPNTAYELLVDQVPIEQVVERETSGGYHLVAGNGDVTAAEIKLMEVFARETRLRTALAPVRDYYDYIFIDCPPSLNLLTVNAMSAADSVLVPMQCEYFALEGLTALVDTISKLAAVVNHDLKIEGILRTMYDHRNRLSSDVSDQLKTHFGDKVYRTVIPRNVRLAEAPSFGQPAMHYDKSSLGAKAYLALAGEILRREELSLDSNETSEQLA
- the rsmG gene encoding 16S rRNA (guanine(527)-N(7))-methyltransferase RsmG; protein product: MKEQLTSTLTRLLAQTELVVTEQQVEQLVTLVTLLNKWNKAFNLTSVRDPLAMVGRHMVDSLVVSPYLEGTRFIDVGTGPGLPGLPLAIMNPDKEFVLLDSLGKRIRFIRMVIHHLGLTNVTAVESRVEAYQPEQKFDGVLSRAFASLDDMVSWCAHLLKSEGRFLALKGQYPEQELQSLPAHLQLDKVYPLIVPEQDGDRHLVVLKQVSQPK
- the mnmG gene encoding tRNA uridine-5-carboxymethylaminomethyl(34) synthesis enzyme MnmG, which translates into the protein MHYEESFDVIVVGGGHAGTEAAAAAARMGANTLLLTHNIDTLGQMSCNPAIGGIGKGHLVKEIDALGGIMAMAADNAGIQFRTLNASKGPAVRATRAQADRQLYRQAVRTRLENQPNLKIFQQACDDLILEGETVVGVVTQTGLRFRAKTVVLTVGTFLNGLIHIGMDHYKGGRAGDPPSTALAQRLRELPLRIDRLKTGTPPRIDANSVDFSVMQTQPGDNPTPVFSFIGSRADQPRQIPCYITHTNEKTHDVIRKNLDRSPMYAGVIEGIGPRYCPSIEDKIMRFADKTSHQIFVEPEGLTSTELYPNGISTSLPFDVQLQIVRSIKGFEQAHIMRPGYAIEYDYFDPRDLKINMENKYLHNLFFAGQINGTTGYEEAAAQGLLAGLNATLRAFGKEPWSARRDQAYMGVMMDDLSTLGTKEPYRMFTSRAEYRLLLREDNADLRLTEAGRELGLVNDHRWALFCDKMEQITQETQRLRENWINPVHASAASLNELLKTPLSKEHTLEELLRRPELDYPTLMSVDGIGPGISHEQAAEQVEIQVKYAGYIERQKGEIEKQLRNENTHLPLDLDYQEVPGLSTEVIIKLNQAKPETLGIASRTPGITPAAISILLVHLKKRGLLRKSA
- the mioC gene encoding FMN-binding protein MioC; amino-acid sequence: MKQVTLLVGSTLGAAEDLAADLAEILEQNSYHTVIHTSPQVDHILISPEHILLLICSTHGAGDLPENIQPFYQQLLDQAPNLTGLNYLAVGLGDSAYDTFCQAIQTLDHQLSQLGAIRLEDQLKIDVSLADPPEMIAKKWLDLWLTKQ
- the gdhA gene encoding NADP-specific glutamate dehydrogenase encodes the protein MTYIHNTITKLKQTSPAQAEFYQAVEEVLESLQPILETNKKYQLHAIIERIVEPERQLMFRVPWVDDQGKIQVNKGYRIEFNSALGPYKGGLRFHPSVNASIIKFLGFEQIFKNALTGLPIGGGKGGANFDPKGKSDAEIMRFCQSFINELYRHIGPTTDVPAGDIGVGGREIGYMFGQYKRLTGNFDGVFTGKSLLWGGSLARKEATGYGCVYFAQYMLEEKGDTLAGKHCLVSGAGNVAIYTIEKLYQLGAIPVSCSDSSGTIYHESGINLDTLKELKEVRHVRLNEYLTAHPDATFIPVADYPADSNAVWHLTGAQLAFPCATQNELNEADAKALVANGCIAVSEGANMPSTQDAVEVFLAAKILYGPGKAANAGGVATSQLEMAQNASMQRWSFEEVDEKLKVIMKNIYLNASQTAAEFGEPNNLVLGANIAGFRKVADAMIEQGVV